One Bemisia tabaci chromosome 7, PGI_BMITA_v3 DNA window includes the following coding sequences:
- the LOC109039677 gene encoding dynein light chain Tctex-type protein 2 isoform X1, giving the protein MKSFSDLKTALKADFHQIVAKKVLKYANSYQLESKNKFCPEKVERILHEVVAESVTVDTRYDAVESPKMALKLSADLRERVKDLQFDRYKLVCVIQISEKAGQGLLTLSQALWDENRDSYALFTFENYHLTISAAVYALYCE; this is encoded by the exons ATGAAGTCCTTCAGTGACCTAAAAACCGCATTGAAAGCCGactttcatcaaattgtcgCTAAAAAG GTGCTCAAGTATGCCAACAGTTACCAGCTAGAGtcgaaaaataaattctgcCCAGAGAAAGTCGAGCGGATTTTGCACGAGGTTGTGGCGGAATCGGTGACGGTCGACACGAGGTATGACGCCGTCGAGTCCCCCAAGATGGCGCTCAAGCTTTCCGCGGATCTTAGAGAACGCGTCAAAGACCTTCAGTTCGACAG GTACAAATTGGTATGCGTCATCCAGATTTCAGAGAAGGCGGGTCAAGGTTTGTTGACGTTGTCGCAAGCTCTCTGGGACGAAAATCGAGACTCCTATGCCCTGTTCACTTTTGAAAATTACCACCTTACCATCTCAGCTGCTGTTTATGCGTTATATTGTGAATAG
- the LOC109039677 gene encoding dynein light chain Tctex-type protein 2 isoform X2 produces MNPANQVLKYANSYQLESKNKFCPEKVERILHEVVAESVTVDTRYDAVESPKMALKLSADLRERVKDLQFDRYKLVCVIQISEKAGQGLLTLSQALWDENRDSYALFTFENYHLTISAAVYALYCE; encoded by the exons ATGAATCCAGCAAATCAG GTGCTCAAGTATGCCAACAGTTACCAGCTAGAGtcgaaaaataaattctgcCCAGAGAAAGTCGAGCGGATTTTGCACGAGGTTGTGGCGGAATCGGTGACGGTCGACACGAGGTATGACGCCGTCGAGTCCCCCAAGATGGCGCTCAAGCTTTCCGCGGATCTTAGAGAACGCGTCAAAGACCTTCAGTTCGACAG GTACAAATTGGTATGCGTCATCCAGATTTCAGAGAAGGCGGGTCAAGGTTTGTTGACGTTGTCGCAAGCTCTCTGGGACGAAAATCGAGACTCCTATGCCCTGTTCACTTTTGAAAATTACCACCTTACCATCTCAGCTGCTGTTTATGCGTTATATTGTGAATAG